A genomic stretch from Kwoniella europaea PYCC6329 chromosome 2, complete sequence includes:
- a CDS encoding amidophosphoribosyltransferase, translated as MFITIRSYQQCNEACNGFVIDSPPVCGILGLLLHDPLATQTSLAGSEIAEGLSLLQHRGQDAAGIVTCGSGGRFYQVKANGMVRDVFDAPAVAGLKGWMGVGHVRYPTAGSSAHAEAQPFYVNSPYGIVFAHNGNIVNTPSLRQFLDVDAHRHINTDSDSELLLNILANNLQKTGKFRINEEDIFTAVGDLTRTCIGAYACVAMIAGFGLIVFRDPNGIRPAGIATRKGARGGTDYLVASESVVAQGLGFTEWEDVKAGEAIIITRSNISRRQVATPQAFAPDIFEHVYFARPDSTIDGISVYRSRMKMGDLLAETVKKELVKAKLEIDVVIPVPDTSRTAALNCAQALNIPYREGFVKNRYVGRTFIMPGQTQRRKNVRRKLNAMPEEFAGKTVMLVDDSIVRGTTSKEIVQMAKDVGAKRVIFASCAPPIRYSNVYGIDMPSPHELIAHGRTTEEIAEHIGADLVIYQTLEDLVESCRQFNPAIKQFDCSVFTGEYVTGGVDERYLEHIQRLRNDNAKAKKLQQAVEAVEANEGGCNGPMNGSDALLGRSDSIMGLSNHSPKIGATNMPTPNDTIGLHNSWYGQ; from the exons ATGTTCATTACGATCAGGTCGTACCAACAGTGTAATGAGGCTTGTAATGGATTTGTAATTGATTCGCCACCGG TGTGTGGTATCCTCGGTTTACTCCTTCATGACCCTTTGGCTACTCAGACCAGTCTTGCTGGTTCCGAGAT TGCTGAGGGTCTCTCTCTTTTACAACACCG AGGTCAAGATGCAGCTGGTATCGTCACCTGCGGGTCAGGTGGAAGATTCTATCAAGTCAAAGCCAATGGTATGGTCAGAGATGTCTTTGATGCTCCTGCCGTAGCTGGTCTCAAAGGTTGGATGGGTGTCGGTCATG TCCGATACCCCACTGCGGGAAGTTCAGCTCATGCCGAAGCTCAACCTTTCTACGTGAACTCACCTTATGGTATCGTCTTTGCCCAT AACGGTAACATCGTTAACACCCCTTCTCTCCGACAATTCCTCGACGTAGACGCACATAGACATATTAACACCGACTCAGATTCCGAATTGTTGTTGAACATCTTAGCCAACAACTTGCAAAAGACCGGTAAATTCCGTatcaacgaagaagatatcttCACCGCCGTCGGGGATCTCACTCGAACCTGTATCGGTGCATACGCCTGTGTAGCCATGATCGCTGGTTTCGGTCTGATCGTCTTCAGGGATCCTAACGGTATCAGACCTGCTGGAATTGCCACGAGAAAGGGAGCTAGGGGAGGAACGGATTATCTGGTTGCTTCTGAGAGTGTGGTAGCGCAGGGTTTGGGTTTCACAGAATGGGAGGATGTTAAAGCGG GTGAAGCAATCATTATCACTCGAAGTAACATTTCCAGACGACAAGTTGCCACCCCTCAAGCCTTCGCACCTGACATCTTTGAACACGTATACTTCGCCAGACCAGATTCAACCATCGATGGTATCTCAGTGTACAGATCtaggatgaagatgggtgaTTTGTTAGCTGAGACTGTCAAGAAGGAGTTGGTCAAAGCGAAATTGGAGATTGACGTGGTCATTCCCGTTCCTGATACTTCCCGAACGGCGGCTTTGAACTGTGCTCAGGCATTGAATATTCCTTACAGAGAGGGTTTCGTCAAGAATAGATACGTGGGAAGAACTTTCATCATGCCTGGACAGACTCAACG ACGTAAAAATGTGCGAAGGAAATTGAATGCCATGCCTGAGGAATTCGCGGGAAAGACTGTCATGCTTGTGGATG ACTCCATTGTCAGAGGTACCACCTCCAAGGAGATTGTACAGATGGCCAAGGATGTCGGTGCCAAGCGTGTGATCTTTGCTTCTTGTGCCCCTCccatcag ATACTCCAACGTGTACGGTATCGACATGCCCTCGCCTCACGAGCTGATAGCTCACGGACGAACCACCGAGGAAATTGCAGAGCACATCGGAGCCGATTTGGTGATCTACCAAACACTTGAAGATCTCGTGGAATCATGTAGACAATTCAACCCAGCTATCAAACAATTCGACTGTTCGGTCTTCACCGGCGAATACGTTACTGGAGGAGTTGACGAGAGGTATCTGGAACATATTCAGAGATTGAGGAATGATAATGCCAAAGCGAAGAAGCTTCAACAAGCTGTAGAAGCTGTTGAAGCTAATGAGGGGGGATGCAATGGACCTATGA ACGGTTCAGATGCTTTACTGGGGAGATCAGATTCCATCATGGGATTATCCAATCATTCACCTAAGATTGGTGCTACCAATATGCCCACACCGAACGATACGATAGGCTTACATAATTCATGGTATGGTCAGTAG